In uncultured Methanobrevibacter sp., a single genomic region encodes these proteins:
- a CDS encoding DUF1284 domain-containing protein has translation MKLVLRGHHLLCLKGFQGYGYDEEFTKNMTLINSKRKQDDTTVTLTSSPDDICSACPNLIGDVCENTQQNDEIISMDREVLKKLDPSQEYNAVKLFEKIDEIFNTNESVSKICFDCKWHEKCLFYQKLSNNR, from the coding sequence ATGAAACTTGTTTTAAGAGGACATCACCTGTTATGCCTCAAGGGATTTCAGGGATACGGTTATGATGAAGAGTTTACAAAAAACATGACCCTCATAAATTCCAAAAGAAAACAGGACGACACTACCGTCACTTTGACATCCTCACCCGACGACATCTGCTCAGCATGTCCGAATTTAATTGGAGATGTCTGCGAGAACACTCAGCAAAATGATGAAATCATTTCAATGGACCGGGAAGTGTTAAAAAAACTGGACCCCTCACAGGAATACAATGCGGTGAAATTATTCGAAAAAATTGATGAGATATTCAATACCAATGAAAGTGTTTCTAAAATATGTTTTGATTGTAAGTGGCATGAAAAATGCTTATTTTATCAAAAATTATCAAATAACCGATAG